The Caballeronia sp. SL2Y3 genome includes a window with the following:
- a CDS encoding YebC/PmpR family DNA-binding transcriptional regulator, producing the protein MAGHSKWANIKHKKAAADAKKGKIWTRLIKEIQVAARMGGGDIDSNPRLRLAVDKAYDANMPKDNVNRAIQRGVGGVDGANYEEIRYEGYGIGGAAIIVDTMTDNRTRTVAEVRHAFSKFGGNMGTDGSVSFMFDHVGQFLFAPGTPEDKLMDAALEAGADDVVTNEDGSIEVLCPPNDFQKVKDALEAAGFKAELAEVTMKPQTEVEFSGDDAVKMQKLLDALENLDDVQEVYTNAAINDE; encoded by the coding sequence ATGGCGGGTCATTCGAAATGGGCCAACATCAAGCATAAGAAAGCAGCGGCCGACGCGAAGAAAGGCAAGATCTGGACGCGCCTCATCAAGGAAATCCAGGTCGCGGCCCGCATGGGCGGCGGCGACATTGACTCGAATCCGCGCCTGCGGCTCGCCGTCGACAAGGCCTACGACGCGAACATGCCGAAGGACAACGTCAATCGCGCGATCCAGCGCGGTGTCGGCGGCGTCGATGGCGCGAACTACGAAGAAATCCGCTACGAAGGCTACGGCATCGGCGGCGCGGCGATCATCGTCGACACGATGACGGACAACCGCACGCGCACGGTCGCGGAAGTGCGCCACGCATTCTCGAAGTTCGGCGGCAACATGGGCACGGACGGCTCGGTGTCGTTCATGTTCGACCACGTCGGCCAGTTCCTGTTCGCGCCGGGCACGCCCGAAGACAAGCTGATGGACGCGGCCCTCGAAGCAGGCGCCGACGACGTCGTGACGAACGAGGACGGCAGTATCGAAGTGCTCTGCCCGCCGAACGACTTCCAGAAGGTGAAGGACGCGCTGGAAGCCGCGGGCTTCAAGGCCGAACTCGCCGAAGTCACCATGAAGCCGCAGACGGAAGTCGAATTCAGCGGCGACGACGCAGTGAAAATGCAAAAGCTGCTCGACGCGCTGGAAAATCTCGACGACGTGCAGGAAGTCTATACGAACGCCGCAATCAACGACGAGTAA